The Taeniopygia guttata chromosome 4A, bTaeGut7.mat, whole genome shotgun sequence genome has a segment encoding these proteins:
- the TMEM35A gene encoding novel acetylcholine receptor chaperone: MASPRTITIVALSVALGLFFVFMGTIKLTPRLSRDAYNEMKRAYKSYVRALPMLKKMGVSSILLRKSIGALEVACGIVMTLVPGRPKDVANFLLLLLVLAVLFFHQLVGDPLKRYAHALVFGILLTCRLLIARQPEELPPEKRMLSVNGDEQPLIHEAAPEKGKVKVS, from the exons ATGGCATCTCCCCGGACCATCACCATTGTCGCCCTCTCGGTGGCCCTGGGGCTCTTCTTCGTCTTTATGGGGACGATCAAACTGACCCCCCGGCTCAGCAGGGATGCCTACAATGAGATG AAACGGGCGTACAAAAGCTACGTGCGGGCCCTGCCCATGCTCAAGAAGATGGGAGTCAGCTCCATCCTCCTCCGCAAGAGCATCGGCGCCCTGGAAGTGGCGTGTGGCATTGTCATGACACTGGTGCCTGGTCGCCCCAAGGACGTGGCCAacttcctgctcctcctcctcgtgCTGGCTGTGCTCTTCTTCCACCAGCTCGTGGGGGACCCCCTGAAGCGTTATGCCCACGCCCTGGTCTTTGGGATCCTGCTCACCTGCCGCCTGCTGATCGCTCGCCAGCCCGAGGAGCTGCCGCCAGAGAAGAGGATGCTGTCGGTGAACGGGGATGAGCAGCCACTCATCCATGAAGCAGCTCCCGAGAAAGGCAAAGTGAAGGTATCCTAG
- the CENPI gene encoding centromere protein I, whose protein sequence is MQRSSRARKQPLHAHHKSQTDLSAWRKGGTIDSEKSLQSHQSANDQKYDSQEESLEQALSYFEKVQDGVALKKQSVPQKHLDAVESTALKQGLPPEGFEILLNIVLSGKFADTVNTRLLKSLIPASVIPEDSVVKAVSWLCVSKCSGNIKLLFLKWLITMFDYIDHKEQLHALYGIFFSFLQDERLCPCICHLLYLLTRKEHVNPFRIRRLLELQARMGMQSYLQALLSLYKLFCPEQVTITLPGKMKTYFKNSDGPWKAAITAVRQRNQGHSSLSQTLFLGTAQPRSRKRKWNAQLVIPASSANTNHLEDDREKCFYLYSTNESFPLEQLHTFPQLLQNIHRLEFPSQMGSVLTNPLLLHYMNCVKDESIYLRLYYWMGQMLQEECTWCMVDNPYEEEFKSFLETVYKAECFLQEGFSACEEFLYKTLPLWDGFCCRSEVLRLLSWVPLSSFSDIKSYLYDPLAQLFFTSSIYFKCSVLESLKELLQNWLNCNAIQVDLESSSLNTTLSGLVNGVAELVRFVGWISTVGLRLENNSMLLLYFILDFYETVCDMYLKYNLPLLIMLPAGIFYPALLSMDSVNLNQLCYIMYRYRTNLVAAKENELCKKKMLQFKFSDQTYQVYNQYIIAMVGCLWTSSAFQKDIHPQGLHMDDELLSKTAVKELRNSFNIVYHPAMMGHSIQFLQQICPDDTTFNFKLIKGKKWNWYLEYLYTQGLKGLKVFIESSISRVSQASCNKAGNAEA, encoded by the exons ATGCAGAGAAGTTCCAGGGCCCGAAAGCAGCCTCTGCACGCTCACCATAAAAGCCAAACTGATCTCTCTGCCTGGCGAAAAGGAGGGACAATTGACTCTGAAAAAAGTTTGCAGAGTCATCAATCTGCTAATGATCAGAAATATGATAGCCAGGAAGAGTCTCTAGAGCAAGCTTTGAGCTACTTTGAGAAAG TTCAAGACGGTGTTGCACTGAAGAAGCAGAGTGTTCCGCAGAAACATCTGGATGCTGTGGAAAGCACTGCCCTGAAACAAGGGCTGCCCCCTGAAGGGTTTGAGATACTGCTGAACATAGTGCTCAGTGGCAAATTTG CTGATACAGTGAATACTCGTTTATTGAAGAGCCTGATTCCTGCCTCAGTGATACCAGAAGATTCTGTGGTTAAAGCTGTGTCTTGGCTCTGTGTCAGCAAATGCTCAGGCAACATCAAG ctgctttttttgAAGTGGCTGATCACAATGTTTGACTACATTGATCACAAGGAACAACTTCATGCCCTTTATggtattttcttctccttcctgcaAGATGAGAGGCTG TGCCCCTGCATCTGCCACCTGCTCTACCTGCTGACCAGGAAAGAACATG TCAATCCTTTTCGGATTAGGAGACTGCTTGAGCTCCAAGCAAGAATG GGAATGCAGTCTTATCTGCAAGCTCTGCTATCACTTTACAAACTTTTCTGCCCAGAACAGGTGACCATAACCCTCCCTGGGAAAATGAAG ACTTACTTCAAGAATTCAGACGGCCCATGGAAAGCAGCGATCACTGCAGTAAGGCAAAGAAACCAGGGACACTCTTCCCTGTCCCAGACATTGTTTTtaggcacagctcagcctcgGTCACGAAAAAGG AAATGGAATGCCCAGTTGGTTATACCTGCAAGCAGTGCAAACACAAATCATTTAGAAGACGACAGGGAAAAGTGTTTTTATTTGTACAGTACAAACGAGTCTTTTCCACTGGAGCAGCTGCACACCTTCCCTCAGCTCCTACAAAATATCCACCGTCTAGAG tttcCTTCCCAGATGGGTTCAGTACTAACAAACCCCTTATTGCTTCACTACATGAATTGTGTGAAAGATGAATCTATTTACCTGAGGCTCTACTATTGGATGGGACAGATGCTCCAGGAAG AGTGCACCTGGTGTATGGTTGATAACCCATATGAAGAAGAATTCAAGAGCTTCCTGGAAACTGTCTACAAGGCAGAATGTTTCTTGCAG GAGGGATTTTCTGCCTGTGAAGAGTTCCTGTATAAGACTCTTCCTCTCTGGGATGGCTTCTGCTGCCGCTCAGAAGTCCTCAGACTCCTGAGTTGGGTCCCCCTCAGCAGTTTCTCTG acATTAAGTCATATCTCTATGATCCCCTGGCACAACTCTTTTTCACATCATCTATTTACTTTAAG TGCAGTGTTCTCGAGAGCCTGAAAGAGCTGTTGCAGAACTGGTTAAATTGCAATGCGATTCAAGTGGATTTGGAGTCTTCTTCTTT GAACACCACCCTCTCTGGACTAGTGAATGGGGTGGCTGAACTGGTTCGCTTTGTGGGATGGATCTCTACTGTTGGACTGCGTTTGGAAAACAATTCCATGCTCTTGCTCTACTTCATTCTGGATTTCTATGAGACT GTGTGTGACATGTACCTGAAGTACAATCTGCCTTTGCTGATAATGCTTCCTGCTGGGATTTTCtacccagcactgctcagcatgGATTCTGTCAACTTGAATCAGCTCTGCTACATTATGTACAG gtatcGAACCAACTTAGTGGCTGCAAAAGAAAATGAGCTGTGTAAAAAG AAAATGCTGCAGTTCAAGTTCAGTGACCAGACATACCAAGTGTACAACCAGTACATAATAGCTATGGTGGGCTGTCTGTGGACATCCAGTGCATTCCAGAAGGATATTCATCCTCAAGGTCTTCATATGGATGATGAACTGTTGAGTAAAACTGCAGTGAAGGAATTAAGAAACAGCTTTAACATTGTCTATCACCCAGCCATGATGGGCCACTCTATTCAATTCTTGCAGCAG ATTTGTCCTGATGATACCACCTTCAACTTCAAATTAATTAAG GGGAAGAAATGGAACTGGTATCTGGAATATCTCTATACCCAAGGTTTGAAGGGGCTGAAGGTCTTTATTGAGAGCAGCATCAGTCGGGTTTCCCAGGCCTCTTGCAACAAAGCAGGGAATGCAGAAGCATGA